In one window of Synchiropus splendidus isolate RoL2022-P1 chromosome 15, RoL_Sspl_1.0, whole genome shotgun sequence DNA:
- the LOC128746797 gene encoding transcription factor E2F3-like isoform X2, which produces MEVLAKRRLALDDSDHQYQSEPVKSPRGRGAGSVSNGSRMRTPKSSSIAAKCPPEKTRYDTSLGLLTKKFVDLLAQSADGVLDLNLAADTLQVQKRRLYDITNVLEGIHLIKKKSKNNIQWMGCSLLEEEGALSHRQRLTAEVSALAEEEQRLEQLIQRCSLETSNLCELPSHQKFAYVTYQDIKQIGSFQDETVIVVKAPTETKLEVPDPAEALSIHLTSTKGPIEVFLCPDENEPRSPVKNSNTDINGNSPFLKVLQDPGFSTSSGPPLPAPSSSVAVTTLSPISSTFTSLLQQTEDQIPASLGPFLSVGPSLLDQEDYLLGLGDDQGISDLFDACDFDKMPALGLDDLLCS; this is translated from the exons ATGGAAGTGTTG GCGAAAAGGCGGTTAGCTCTCGATGATTCGGACCACCAGTACCAGTCAGAACCTGTCAAGAGTCCCAGGGGCCGAGGAGCGGGCTCAGTTTCTAACGGATCACGGATGAGGACCCCCAAAA GTTCTTCTATAGCAGCCAAGTGTCCCCCTGAAAAGACGCGCTACGACACCTCGCTGGGCCTGTTGACGAAGAAGTTTGTGGACCTGCTGGCACAGTCTGCGGATGGCGTTTTGGACCTGAACCTTGCTGCAGATACGTTACAG GTACAGAAAAGGAGGTTGTACGATATCACCAATGTCCTTGAGGGGATTCATCTCATCAAAAAGAAATCCAAGAACAACATTCAGTGGAT GGGCTGCAGCCTGTTGGAGGAGGAAGGAGCCCTGAGCCACAGGCAGCGGCTGACGGCAGAGGTTTCTGCACTGGCAGAGGAAGAACAAAGACTTGAACAGCTCATCCAGAGGTGCAGTCTGGAGACAAGCAATTTGTGCGAGTTGCCGAGCCATCAAAAAT TTGCCTATGTGACGTACCAAGATATCAAACAGATTGGAAGCTTCCAAGACGAGACGGTTATTGTTGTCAAAGCACCAACAGAGACCAAACTAGAAGTACCAGATCCTGCGGAG GCTTTGTCCATCCACCTGACAAGCACCAAGGGTCCCATCGAAGTCTTCTTGTGTCCCGATGAGAACGAACCCAGAAGCCCTGTGAAAAACAGCAACACGGACATCAACGGGAATTCGCCTTTCCTCAAAGTCCTGCAAG ATCCGggcttctccacctcctccggtCCACCACTGCCTGCGCCCTCGTCCTCCGTCGCCGTCACGACCCTGTCTCCCATCTCGTCCACCTTCACCAGTCTTCTCCAGCAAACCGAGGACCAGATCCCGGCCTCGCTGGGACCCTTCTTGAGCGTGGGGCCGTCTCTCCTGGACCAGGAGGACTACCTACTTGGTTTGGGAGACGACCAGGGAATCAGCGACTTGTTTGACGCCTGTGACTTTGACAAGATGCCTGCGCTCGGCCTGGATGATCTCTTGTGCAGCTAG
- the LOC128746797 gene encoding transcription factor E2F3-like isoform X1 — MRRGNSSAADKVVFAGVGSSPLDSSILLSTLADRLNPGQANATYIQIITTPPPRNGSQTSNVCLSEPQINNIYTTPHQAAANGTGPRPTLGRPPAKRRLALDDSDHQYQSEPVKSPRGRGAGSVSNGSRMRTPKSSSIAAKCPPEKTRYDTSLGLLTKKFVDLLAQSADGVLDLNLAADTLQVQKRRLYDITNVLEGIHLIKKKSKNNIQWMGCSLLEEEGALSHRQRLTAEVSALAEEEQRLEQLIQRCSLETSNLCELPSHQKFAYVTYQDIKQIGSFQDETVIVVKAPTETKLEVPDPAEALSIHLTSTKGPIEVFLCPDENEPRSPVKNSNTDINGNSPFLKVLQDPGFSTSSGPPLPAPSSSVAVTTLSPISSTFTSLLQQTEDQIPASLGPFLSVGPSLLDQEDYLLGLGDDQGISDLFDACDFDKMPALGLDDLLCS, encoded by the exons ATGAGAAGAGGCAACTCCTCGGCTGCGGACAAAGTGGTTTTCGCGGGGGTCGGGAGCTCGCCTCTGGACAGCAGCATACTCCTGAGCACCCTGGCGGATCGCTTGAACCCCGGGCAGGCAAATGCCACCTATATTCAGATCATTACGACCCCTCCGCCTCGCAACGGTAGCCAGACCTCGAATGTGTGTTTATCCGAGCCGCAGATCAACAACATCTACACAACTCCTCATCAAGCTGCTGCGAACGGAACCGGACCACGACCCACGTTAGGAAGACCCCCG GCGAAAAGGCGGTTAGCTCTCGATGATTCGGACCACCAGTACCAGTCAGAACCTGTCAAGAGTCCCAGGGGCCGAGGAGCGGGCTCAGTTTCTAACGGATCACGGATGAGGACCCCCAAAA GTTCTTCTATAGCAGCCAAGTGTCCCCCTGAAAAGACGCGCTACGACACCTCGCTGGGCCTGTTGACGAAGAAGTTTGTGGACCTGCTGGCACAGTCTGCGGATGGCGTTTTGGACCTGAACCTTGCTGCAGATACGTTACAG GTACAGAAAAGGAGGTTGTACGATATCACCAATGTCCTTGAGGGGATTCATCTCATCAAAAAGAAATCCAAGAACAACATTCAGTGGAT GGGCTGCAGCCTGTTGGAGGAGGAAGGAGCCCTGAGCCACAGGCAGCGGCTGACGGCAGAGGTTTCTGCACTGGCAGAGGAAGAACAAAGACTTGAACAGCTCATCCAGAGGTGCAGTCTGGAGACAAGCAATTTGTGCGAGTTGCCGAGCCATCAAAAAT TTGCCTATGTGACGTACCAAGATATCAAACAGATTGGAAGCTTCCAAGACGAGACGGTTATTGTTGTCAAAGCACCAACAGAGACCAAACTAGAAGTACCAGATCCTGCGGAG GCTTTGTCCATCCACCTGACAAGCACCAAGGGTCCCATCGAAGTCTTCTTGTGTCCCGATGAGAACGAACCCAGAAGCCCTGTGAAAAACAGCAACACGGACATCAACGGGAATTCGCCTTTCCTCAAAGTCCTGCAAG ATCCGggcttctccacctcctccggtCCACCACTGCCTGCGCCCTCGTCCTCCGTCGCCGTCACGACCCTGTCTCCCATCTCGTCCACCTTCACCAGTCTTCTCCAGCAAACCGAGGACCAGATCCCGGCCTCGCTGGGACCCTTCTTGAGCGTGGGGCCGTCTCTCCTGGACCAGGAGGACTACCTACTTGGTTTGGGAGACGACCAGGGAATCAGCGACTTGTTTGACGCCTGTGACTTTGACAAGATGCCTGCGCTCGGCCTGGATGATCTCTTGTGCAGCTAG
- the mboat1 gene encoding lysophospholipid acyltransferase 1, which produces MIPEAPHGKYLRLSLQSPSHREEAGRRERRDCFTWPPQNPWTSSTRPGSVEKSPQKLTQRQQKSSLGWRGRMSEPQGDSFKTTGSTMLQPVSEYVGFPLDQVNFLACQLFALAAAFWFRLWLGPARVGPLARHTVATVLGVAFLIFCFGWYSAHILTVVVSNYLIMVLADVNNVHRISMVTTMGYLTACQVSRVFIFSYGILSTDFSGPLMIVSQKITSLAFQLHDGLCKRAEDLTPEQKVLAIRARPSLMEYLSYNLNFLSVLVGPCTHYKDYVDFMEGRHVSSRLKRSGCNGHSASDSVPEPSPLSAVSRKLLVCAGCMLFFLTVTRQLPIKHNADPDFVNSAPFLTRLTYAFFSIQAARPKFYFAWTLADAINNAAGYGFLGLDSAGQPSWDLASNLNIMGIETATSFKTFIDNWNIRTGIWLKTVCYERAPRHRLALTFVLSALWHGVYPGYYFTFITAIPITMAARAVRKSVRRHFLSSAAVKLMYDVFTWAATQLAICYTVMPFLLLAVEPTLVYYRSMYFHVHILSLLAAIALPLKPSGTTKRQPAHANNNHH; this is translated from the exons ATGATCCCGGAAGCGCCTCATGGCAAGTATCTGCGCCTGTCACTCCAGTCGCCCAGTCACCGGGAGGAGGCGGGGAGGAGGGAACGCCGGGATTGCTTTACCTGGCCTCCGCAAAACCCGTGGACAAGTTCGACTCGTCCCGGGTCGGTGGAGAAATCTCCGCAAAAGTTGACCCAAAGACAGCAGAAGTCGAGTTTGGGGTGGCGGGGCAGGATGAGCGAGCCGCAGGGGGACTCATTTAAAACCACGGGATCCACGATGCTGCAGCCTGTCAGTGAATATGTTGGATTTCCTCTGGATCAG GTGAACTTCTTGGCCTGCCAGCTGTTTGCTTTAGCTGCTGCCTTCTGGTTCCGTCTCTGGCTCGGTCCCGCCCGGGTGGGTCCCCTCGCCAGACACACGGTGGCCACGGTCCTCGGCGTCGCCTTTCTGATCTTTTGCTTTGGATG GTACTCGGCTCACATCCTGACGGTGGTGGTCTCCAACTACTTGATCATGGTCCTGGCGGACGTCAACAATGTTCACAG GATCTCCATGGTGACGACAATGGGCTACCTGACCGCGTGCCAAGTCAGCCGAGTTTTCATCTTCAGCTATGGGATTCTGTCCACGGACTTCTCCGG GCCGCTGATGATCGTGAGCCAGAAGATCACCTCCCTGGCCTTCCAGCTGCACGACG GTTTGTGTAAGAGGGCAGAAGACCTGACCCCTGAGCAAAAGGTGCTCGCCATCCG TGCCAGGCCATCTCTGATGGAGTACCTGAGCTACAACCTGAACTTCCTCAGCGTGCTGGTGGGCCCCTGCACCCACTACAAGGACTACGTGGACTTCATGGAGGGCCGGCACgtcagcagcaggctgaagaGGAGCGGCTGTAACGGGCACAGCGCTTCTGACAGCGTCCCAGAACCCTCCCCTCTG AGCGCGGTGAGTCGGAAGCTGCTGGTGTGCGCCGGCTgcatgctcttcttcctcaccgTCACCCGCCAGCTGCCCATCAAACACAACGCCGACCCGGACTTCGTCAACAGCGCCCCCTTCCTCACCAGGCTGACCTACGCCTTCTTCTCCATTCAAGCTGCCAGACCCAAGTTCTACTTTGCCTGGACTCTGG CCGACGCCATCAACAACGCCGCGGGCTACGGCTTCCTGGGCCTGGACTCGGCCGGACAGCCGTCCTGGGACCTCGCCAGTAACCTGAACATCATGGGAATTGAG ACGGCAACCAGCTTCAAAACCTTCATCGACAACTGGAACATCCGGACAGgaatctggctgaaaac GGTTTGTTACGAACGAGCCCCGAGGCACCGGCTGGCCCTGACCTTCGTCCTCTCCGCCCTTTGGCACGGCGTTTATCCCGGGTATTACTTCACCTTCATCACGGCCATCCCCATCACCATGGCAGCTCGCGCC GTGCGTAAGTCGGTGCGGCGTCACTTCCTGAGCTCCGCTGCAGTGAAACTGATGTACGACGTGTTCACCTGGGCGGCGACGCAGCTGGCCATCTGCTACACCGTCATGCCGTTCCTGCTGCTGGCCGTGGAGCCCACTCTGGTCTACTACAG GTCCATGTACTTCCACGTGCACATCCTCAGCCTTCTGGCTGCCATCGCTTTGCCTCTCAAACCCAGTGGCACCACCAAGCGGCAGCCGGCTCACGCCAACAATAACCACCACTGA